A stretch of the Stigmatella erecta genome encodes the following:
- the trxB gene encoding thioredoxin-disulfide reductase, with product MADEKINKVTIIGSGPAGYTAAVYAARANLEPVMFAGGPTVEDPQRVPGGQLMVTTDVENYPGFPEGITGPELMERFQKQAERFGTQIHMENVLKVDFSSRPFLIQGESASYRSEAVIIATGASAKWLNVKGEDLYKNRGVSACATCDGAFFKKQDVLVVGGGDTAMEEATYLAKIVNHVTLLHRRDTLRASKIMQERVLKNPKISVMWNSAVDEVVGNEKGMTGAVVRNLKTNDTQLLTATGLFVAIGHTPNTHLFQGVLETHPNGYLKTHPGSARTNVEGVFACGDVQDSVYRQAITAAGTGCMAAIEAERWLIEQGK from the coding sequence GTGGCGGACGAGAAGATCAACAAGGTCACCATCATTGGCTCGGGGCCCGCGGGCTACACCGCGGCCGTCTACGCGGCCCGGGCCAACCTGGAGCCGGTGATGTTCGCGGGCGGCCCCACCGTGGAGGACCCACAGCGGGTGCCGGGCGGCCAGCTCATGGTCACCACGGACGTGGAGAACTACCCGGGCTTCCCCGAGGGCATCACCGGGCCGGAGCTGATGGAGCGCTTCCAGAAGCAGGCCGAGCGCTTTGGCACCCAGATTCACATGGAGAACGTCCTCAAGGTGGACTTCTCCTCGCGGCCCTTCCTCATCCAGGGCGAGAGTGCGAGCTACCGCTCGGAGGCGGTCATCATCGCCACGGGGGCCTCGGCCAAGTGGCTGAACGTCAAGGGCGAGGACCTCTACAAGAACCGGGGCGTGTCCGCGTGCGCCACGTGTGATGGGGCCTTCTTCAAGAAGCAGGACGTGCTGGTGGTGGGCGGTGGCGACACGGCCATGGAGGAGGCCACCTACCTGGCGAAGATCGTCAACCACGTCACCCTGCTGCACCGCCGGGACACGCTGCGCGCCTCGAAGATCATGCAGGAGCGCGTGCTGAAGAACCCGAAGATTTCCGTCATGTGGAACAGCGCCGTGGACGAGGTGGTGGGCAACGAGAAGGGCATGACGGGCGCGGTGGTGCGCAACCTGAAGACGAACGACACCCAGCTGCTCACCGCCACGGGCCTGTTCGTCGCCATCGGGCACACGCCCAACACGCACCTCTTCCAGGGGGTGCTGGAGACGCACCCGAACGGCTACCTGAAGACGCACCCGGGCTCCGCGCGCACCAACGTGGAGGGCGTCTTCGCCTGCGGCGATGTGCAGGACAGCGTCTACCGGCAGGCCATCACCGCGGCGGGCACCGGCTGCATGGCGGCCATCGAGGCGGAGCGCTGGCTCATCGAGCAGGGCAAGTGA
- a CDS encoding class I SAM-dependent methyltransferase has translation MPRPPVSAERPRRFHAEPLVLILSHLEAALGSGPVSIEVPDPDLGPGHYAGERVGPGGDWVHRPLRSWCDLAEGLSCRLRTPRAAGDTHVVLTFEPLGAEAPWHAGSGEAERAGPPQERYGAASAFARVRKFEDAGFLLPWREAAGRLRLPPGARVLDLGVNRGDELAAFEWATGAHALRFTGVDHSASALAEARAAFPEARHSFVQADLNALPAGLGRFDAVVSVGTLQSPGVDDRALLRRLVQEHLEPRAAMVLGFPNSRFRDGEALYGARVRNLSEPDLSLLVKDLSFYRRYLHQHGFRTFLGGKYDLLLTAVRGQPSDGRDEAVPPED, from the coding sequence ATGCCGCGCCCCCCTGTGTCCGCTGAACGCCCGCGCCGCTTCCACGCCGAGCCGCTGGTCCTCATCCTGAGCCACCTGGAGGCGGCGCTGGGTTCGGGCCCCGTGTCCATCGAGGTGCCGGATCCCGACCTGGGGCCGGGGCACTACGCCGGCGAGCGGGTGGGGCCCGGGGGGGACTGGGTTCACCGGCCGCTGCGGAGCTGGTGTGATTTGGCGGAAGGGTTGTCCTGCCGTCTGCGCACGCCCCGCGCGGCCGGGGACACGCACGTGGTGCTCACCTTCGAGCCCCTGGGGGCCGAGGCGCCGTGGCACGCGGGCAGCGGGGAGGCGGAGCGCGCGGGGCCCCCCCAGGAACGCTATGGCGCCGCATCCGCCTTCGCCCGGGTGCGGAAGTTCGAGGACGCGGGCTTCCTGCTGCCGTGGCGGGAGGCGGCCGGACGGCTGCGATTGCCTCCGGGGGCGCGGGTGCTGGACCTGGGCGTCAACCGGGGGGATGAGCTGGCCGCGTTCGAGTGGGCGACGGGTGCACACGCGCTGCGCTTCACTGGCGTGGACCACAGTGCCAGCGCGCTCGCCGAGGCCCGGGCGGCCTTTCCGGAGGCGCGCCATTCGTTCGTGCAGGCGGACTTGAATGCGCTCCCCGCGGGGTTGGGCCGCTTCGATGCGGTGGTGTCCGTGGGGACATTGCAAAGCCCTGGCGTGGACGACCGGGCCCTGCTGCGAAGGCTCGTGCAGGAGCACCTGGAGCCCCGGGCCGCGATGGTGCTGGGCTTTCCCAACTCCCGCTTCCGGGATGGAGAGGCCCTGTATGGCGCGCGCGTGCGCAACCTGAGCGAGCCGGACCTGTCGCTGCTGGTGAAGGACCTGTCCTTCTACCGCCGCTACCTGCACCAGCACGGCTTCCGCACGTTCCTGGGCGGAAAGTACGACCTGCTCCTCACGGCGGTCCGCGGACAGCCCTCAGACGGCCGTGACGAGGCAGTGCCGCCCGAGGACTGA
- a CDS encoding Crp/Fnr family transcriptional regulator, which produces MDATALKKVALFEGLTQGQLAKVASIAHPRTYPRGAFLFREGETGQEMFIVTGGKVRISKNVPGIGEEALGILEEGQYFGEMSVITDNPRSADAIAHTECAVWVIQRDLLDQLMFTDKELAYVLLWTFVRTLSDRLRESNDRLKLFFATSRF; this is translated from the coding sequence ATGGATGCCACAGCCCTCAAAAAGGTTGCGCTCTTCGAGGGCTTGACCCAGGGCCAGCTCGCCAAGGTGGCCTCCATCGCCCATCCGCGCACCTACCCCCGGGGGGCTTTCCTGTTCCGGGAGGGCGAGACCGGCCAGGAAATGTTCATCGTCACCGGCGGCAAGGTGCGCATCTCCAAGAACGTGCCCGGCATCGGCGAGGAGGCCCTCGGCATCCTCGAAGAAGGCCAGTATTTCGGGGAAATGTCCGTCATCACGGATAACCCGCGCTCGGCGGACGCCATCGCCCACACGGAGTGCGCGGTGTGGGTCATCCAGCGGGACTTGCTGGACCAGCTGATGTTCACCGACAAGGAGCTGGCCTACGTGCTGCTCTGGACTTTCGTCCGCACGCTGTCGGACCGGCTCCGGGAGAGCAACGACCGGCTGAAGCTCTTCTTCGCCACCTCCCGCTTCTAG
- a CDS encoding alpha/beta hydrolase family protein, which yields MDPLWMLEAPPPAADARLAYGSGEHHFGELRLPAGPGPHPTVLVVHGGFWRARYGLEHVGHLCADLARRGFATWSLEYRRVGHPGGGWPGTLEDVVQGAAHLRTLARTWPLDLNQVVGLGHSAGGHLILCLAARHRDTGLPPLRGVVPLAAVSDVVRVQELGLGSGIVETFFGGTPAQVPGHYQRGSPLALAPLGVRQILLHGALDDIVPLALSERYQAHAAALGDDVRLITLPQAAHFEVINPRAPEWEQVVEALRALL from the coding sequence ATGGACCCCCTCTGGATGCTCGAGGCGCCCCCACCGGCGGCGGACGCGCGGCTGGCCTATGGCAGCGGCGAACACCACTTCGGCGAGCTGCGCCTGCCCGCGGGCCCGGGGCCCCACCCCACCGTGCTGGTGGTGCACGGGGGGTTCTGGCGCGCCCGGTACGGCCTGGAGCACGTGGGCCACCTGTGCGCGGACCTGGCCCGGCGGGGCTTCGCGACCTGGAGCCTGGAGTACCGGCGCGTGGGCCACCCCGGCGGCGGCTGGCCCGGAACGCTGGAGGATGTCGTCCAGGGGGCCGCCCACCTGCGCACCCTGGCGCGCACCTGGCCCCTGGACCTGAACCAGGTGGTGGGGCTGGGCCACTCGGCGGGCGGCCACCTCATCCTGTGCCTCGCCGCGCGCCACCGCGACACCGGGCTGCCCCCCCTGCGGGGCGTCGTGCCGCTCGCGGCGGTCTCGGACGTGGTGCGCGTCCAAGAGCTGGGCCTGGGCAGTGGCATCGTCGAGACCTTCTTCGGGGGGACCCCCGCCCAGGTCCCCGGGCACTACCAGCGCGGCTCCCCCCTCGCGCTCGCGCCGCTCGGCGTGCGCCAGATTCTCCTCCATGGGGCCCTGGACGACATCGTTCCGCTGGCGCTCAGCGAGCGGTACCAGGCCCACGCCGCCGCCCTGGGCGATGACGTCCGGCTCATCACGCTGCCCCAGGCCGCGCACTTCGAGGTCATCAACCCCCGGGCCCCGGAATGGGAACAGGTGGTGGAGGCCCTCCGCGCCCTGCTGTGA
- a CDS encoding metallophosphoesterase, producing MPGRPRLRNRFQLLAALLATVIQLPTVLWLCWHTRTPLPAVAALLLSAPYLRQLQSPWHTTSPALSTYLALGWWAACLVFDVLMGPAALAVHLGTPWGVAWALAGALSLALGVDTVLGAPRLRKRVVRIEGLAPELEGYRIGQISDVHCGPHAPEARVSSWVARLNALDLDLVTVTGDLITQGASHVEAVARALGGLRAKDGAFACMGNHDYFTDGEHLIRELERRGVSVLRNRGVVVNRGNAQLYVAGVDDTWTSRDDVARALANRPEGVPAVLLAHDPNLFPQAQARAVELTLSGHTHGGQLAVPGVRRLSLARFVSRWTAGLYRQGRSWLYVNRGAGTTGPPARLGAPAELAVITLRRA from the coding sequence ATGCCCGGCCGACCCCGCCTCCGAAACCGCTTCCAGTTGCTGGCGGCCCTCCTGGCCACCGTCATCCAGCTTCCCACGGTGCTCTGGCTCTGTTGGCACACACGCACGCCCCTGCCCGCCGTGGCCGCCCTGCTGCTCTCGGCGCCTTACTTGCGGCAGTTGCAGAGCCCCTGGCACACCACATCCCCTGCCCTGTCGACCTACCTGGCCCTGGGCTGGTGGGCCGCCTGCCTGGTGTTCGACGTGCTCATGGGGCCCGCCGCCCTGGCGGTCCACCTGGGGACGCCGTGGGGCGTGGCCTGGGCTCTGGCGGGAGCCCTCTCGCTGGCCCTGGGCGTCGACACGGTCCTCGGTGCGCCCAGGCTTCGCAAGCGCGTGGTCCGGATCGAGGGATTGGCGCCCGAGCTGGAAGGCTATCGCATTGGCCAAATCTCAGACGTGCATTGTGGCCCCCATGCGCCCGAGGCCCGGGTCTCCTCCTGGGTCGCACGCCTCAATGCATTGGATTTGGATCTGGTGACCGTCACCGGCGATTTGATTACCCAGGGCGCCTCCCATGTCGAGGCGGTCGCGCGAGCCCTGGGCGGTCTGCGTGCGAAGGATGGCGCCTTTGCTTGCATGGGTAACCATGACTATTTCACCGACGGCGAGCACCTCATCCGGGAGCTGGAGCGGCGCGGTGTCTCTGTTCTCCGCAACCGGGGGGTGGTGGTGAACCGGGGCAACGCCCAACTGTATGTCGCGGGCGTTGACGACACGTGGACCTCGCGCGACGACGTGGCGCGGGCGCTCGCGAACCGGCCCGAGGGCGTCCCCGCCGTGCTGCTCGCGCATGACCCCAACCTCTTTCCCCAGGCGCAAGCCCGCGCGGTGGAGCTGACCCTCTCGGGCCACACGCACGGGGGACAGCTCGCGGTACCGGGCGTCCGCCGCCTCTCGCTGGCGCGGTTCGTCTCCCGGTGGACGGCGGGGCTGTACCGGCAAGGCCGCTCCTGGCTCTATGTGAACCGGGGAGCTGGCACCACGGGCCCCCCGGCGCGGCTGGGTGCGCCGGCGGAGCTCGCGGTCATCACGCTGCGCCGGGCCTGA
- a CDS encoding secreted glycosyl hydrolase, with the protein MIRPILVSACACLLLAACSDDPSPSEPPNGPPPPRGAVVSWDAYEAEAGDSSGGATLEQTQGGPWLEGTLSGEASGRKAVTLHGPGDAVSWKSRVEANAVVVRYSVPDEKEAHLDVYVNDAKVATLTVNSDFAWLYTGPNNTETHNALPRQQVDELPQTPSPNDVGFGLQLPWSSAHHIYDEAHVLLAADGRATIRQGDVVKLVSPDASAALPVTVDFMDLELVPAPLPAPANYVVVSEFTEAAVVQALQDAVTGGKPGIYLPPGDYVMTHVNPASPKVYVPAGLTVQGAGMWHTRFVPPPPEQVGYNYEFGFRLNGDNITFQDFAIFGSWRNRAARYNKEAAAIGNWPWDSYDGIGRAFDRYMHNNASFKRLWIERMIVGGWVEGGNNLLWEDCRFRNTLADGINLCNGTTNSRIVNSTARNTGDDAFAMWSAITWDKAPIGSTPWVKQPEGPNQGNVIERCTAGLIWRAAGFAVYGGHDNVIKDSVVYDTLRYPGITVDNEFAPQHEFAGLTTVENMTVERCGGRMWWDDDGVHGDEAKRLKWGAVWLFAANPYSPAEPYSPIRFQGIRLKDVDIIDPVYSGVLVQTTQGQRIEDTEFDGVHITLEQSGDVGMVANDSHKAPPSPLSGKMPTTGSITLKNSSIGGARANPGNLFLKDEVSTGTFSFKDGGGNNWTGDR; encoded by the coding sequence ATGATTCGTCCGATCCTTGTATCGGCCTGCGCGTGTCTTCTGCTCGCGGCCTGCAGTGACGACCCCAGCCCCAGCGAGCCCCCCAACGGCCCCCCGCCCCCTCGGGGGGCCGTCGTTTCGTGGGACGCGTACGAGGCCGAGGCGGGCGATTCCTCCGGCGGCGCCACGCTCGAGCAGACCCAGGGGGGCCCGTGGCTGGAAGGCACGCTCTCCGGCGAGGCCTCGGGCCGCAAGGCGGTGACGCTGCATGGCCCCGGCGATGCGGTCTCGTGGAAGAGCCGCGTGGAGGCCAACGCGGTCGTGGTGCGCTACAGCGTGCCGGACGAGAAAGAGGCCCACCTGGACGTCTACGTGAACGACGCGAAGGTCGCCACGCTCACCGTGAACTCGGACTTCGCCTGGCTCTACACCGGCCCGAACAACACCGAGACGCACAACGCCCTGCCGCGCCAGCAAGTGGACGAGCTGCCCCAGACCCCGAGCCCCAACGACGTGGGGTTTGGCCTGCAGCTGCCCTGGAGCTCCGCGCACCACATCTACGATGAGGCGCACGTGCTGCTGGCGGCCGACGGCAGGGCCACCATCCGCCAGGGCGATGTGGTGAAGCTCGTCTCGCCGGACGCCTCCGCCGCGCTCCCCGTCACCGTCGACTTCATGGACCTGGAGCTAGTGCCGGCGCCCCTGCCCGCCCCGGCCAACTACGTCGTCGTGAGCGAGTTCACCGAAGCCGCGGTGGTGCAGGCCCTTCAGGACGCCGTGACTGGCGGCAAGCCTGGCATCTACCTCCCACCGGGCGATTACGTGATGACCCACGTGAACCCGGCCTCCCCCAAGGTCTACGTTCCCGCCGGTCTGACCGTCCAGGGCGCCGGCATGTGGCATACGCGCTTCGTGCCGCCTCCTCCGGAGCAGGTGGGCTACAACTACGAGTTCGGCTTCCGGCTGAACGGCGACAACATCACCTTCCAGGACTTCGCCATCTTCGGCAGCTGGCGCAACCGGGCGGCCCGCTACAACAAGGAGGCGGCCGCCATCGGCAACTGGCCGTGGGACAGCTACGATGGGATTGGCCGCGCCTTCGACCGCTACATGCACAACAACGCGTCCTTCAAGCGGCTCTGGATCGAGCGGATGATCGTGGGCGGCTGGGTCGAGGGCGGCAACAACCTGCTGTGGGAGGACTGCCGGTTCCGCAACACCCTGGCGGACGGCATCAACCTCTGCAACGGCACCACCAACTCGCGCATCGTGAACTCCACGGCGCGGAACACCGGTGATGACGCCTTCGCCATGTGGTCCGCCATCACCTGGGACAAGGCGCCCATTGGCAGCACGCCCTGGGTCAAGCAGCCCGAGGGCCCCAACCAGGGCAACGTCATCGAGCGCTGCACGGCGGGCCTCATCTGGCGGGCCGCCGGCTTCGCGGTGTACGGCGGCCACGACAACGTCATCAAGGACTCGGTGGTCTACGACACCCTGCGCTACCCGGGCATCACCGTGGACAACGAGTTCGCGCCCCAGCACGAGTTCGCCGGGCTCACCACCGTGGAGAACATGACGGTGGAGCGCTGCGGAGGCCGCATGTGGTGGGACGACGACGGCGTGCACGGGGACGAGGCCAAGCGGCTGAAGTGGGGCGCGGTCTGGCTGTTCGCCGCCAACCCCTACTCCCCGGCCGAGCCGTACTCCCCCATCCGCTTCCAGGGCATCCGTCTGAAGGACGTCGACATCATCGACCCGGTTTACTCCGGGGTCCTGGTTCAGACCACGCAAGGGCAGCGGATCGAGGACACCGAGTTCGACGGCGTCCATATCACCCTGGAGCAGTCCGGCGATGTGGGCATGGTGGCCAATGACTCGCACAAGGCACCGCCCAGCCCGCTCAGCGGGAAAATGCCCACCACGGGTTCGATCACCCT
- a CDS encoding right-handed parallel beta-helix repeat-containing protein produces MRRTPLLKAVSPLAIVGVLVSSAGVLAAADEQRLSPAHSRFAAAATPSFSRVLWVSPSGQDTAAGTEVAPFRTVAKALSQVKPGEAIFLKSGTYSERLRLEEKGGSATSPLTLKAAPGASPVFKGGTGSRTALLDVRGAYWHVEGITLDAAGDKAFAAIWRGVGAHHGILRASTLKNGTDGAGAFVAQQAHDVLIEGNSISNFRRAGDDDSHGVCVQTNSKNVIVRANDIHHNSGDGVQCLGPEGGSTEPGTPFDNLLVEDNDLHENRENGVDIKTCTRVTLRGNRIWGHLRTPSSAGEGVVVHLSALDVTLEDNELRGNGRGIQIGGVREGAPPTRIVVRRNRVFDGYNADGNDGSGIRVDTAIDVKVDHNTVWNMPAYGLIVGNGVSGPSQGVRVRNNILGACSAAAVRLGTTLQDTAFDGNLYASLKGAAVLRKDGSYLNLTAWRSATGWDAHSLDKNPAFLSGAPEDFWLSATSPARDAGQAVGATYCGRGPDIGARESDCP; encoded by the coding sequence ATGCGTCGGACCCCTTTGCTGAAGGCCGTTTCGCCCCTGGCCATCGTGGGTGTTTTGGTTTCCTCGGCTGGCGTTCTGGCCGCCGCCGATGAGCAGCGCCTCTCCCCGGCGCATTCCCGGTTCGCCGCCGCGGCCACGCCGTCGTTCTCCCGCGTCCTCTGGGTTTCGCCTTCGGGCCAGGACACCGCCGCGGGCACGGAGGTGGCCCCCTTCCGGACCGTGGCCAAGGCACTGTCGCAGGTGAAGCCTGGCGAGGCCATCTTCCTCAAGTCCGGCACATACTCCGAGCGGCTGCGGCTCGAGGAGAAGGGCGGCTCGGCCACCTCTCCCCTCACGCTCAAGGCCGCGCCGGGCGCCAGCCCTGTCTTCAAGGGCGGCACGGGCAGCCGCACGGCCCTGCTGGACGTGCGCGGGGCGTACTGGCACGTGGAAGGCATTACCCTCGACGCGGCGGGAGACAAGGCCTTCGCGGCCATCTGGCGCGGCGTGGGCGCACACCACGGCATCCTGCGCGCCAGCACGCTCAAGAACGGCACCGATGGCGCCGGGGCCTTCGTCGCCCAGCAGGCCCACGACGTGCTCATCGAGGGCAACAGCATCAGCAACTTCCGGCGCGCGGGCGATGATGACAGCCACGGCGTCTGTGTGCAGACCAACTCCAAGAACGTCATCGTCCGCGCCAACGACATCCACCACAACTCCGGGGATGGGGTGCAGTGCCTGGGGCCCGAGGGCGGATCCACCGAGCCGGGCACTCCCTTCGACAACCTGCTCGTGGAGGACAATGACTTGCACGAGAACCGGGAAAACGGCGTGGACATCAAGACGTGTACCCGCGTGACGCTCCGCGGCAACCGCATCTGGGGGCACCTCCGGACCCCGTCGTCGGCGGGAGAGGGCGTGGTGGTGCACCTGTCCGCGCTCGACGTCACGCTCGAGGACAACGAGCTGCGCGGCAATGGCCGGGGCATTCAGATCGGCGGCGTCCGCGAGGGCGCGCCCCCCACCCGCATCGTGGTGCGGCGCAACCGCGTGTTCGACGGCTACAACGCGGACGGCAACGACGGCTCGGGCATCCGCGTGGACACGGCCATTGACGTGAAGGTGGACCACAACACCGTGTGGAACATGCCCGCCTACGGCCTCATCGTGGGCAACGGCGTGAGCGGGCCCAGCCAGGGCGTGCGGGTGCGCAACAACATCCTCGGCGCGTGCTCGGCCGCGGCGGTGCGGTTGGGCACCACCCTCCAGGACACCGCGTTCGATGGCAACCTGTACGCCTCGCTCAAGGGCGCGGCCGTGCTGCGCAAGGACGGCAGCTACCTGAACCTCACCGCCTGGCGCTCGGCCACCGGCTGGGACGCGCACTCCCTGGACAAGAACCCCGCGTTCCTGAGCGGAGCGCCCGAGGACTTCTGGCTCTCCGCCACGTCTCCGGCCCGGGACGCGGGCCAGGCCGTGGGCGCCACGTACTGCGGCCGGGGGCCGGACATCGGCGCGCGCGAGTCCGACTGCCCCTGA
- a CDS encoding DUF952 domain-containing protein gives MTRPTEAFKLVDASEWAAALAQGVYTGSAVDRADGYIHMSTASQLAETARRHYAGRGQLLLLTVPIEGLGKALVWEPSRGGDLFPHLYAPLAVSAVTAVRACAVSPEGTMRFEDEPRP, from the coding sequence ATGACCCGGCCCACCGAAGCCTTCAAGCTCGTGGACGCCAGCGAATGGGCGGCCGCCCTGGCCCAGGGCGTCTACACCGGCTCAGCGGTGGATCGGGCCGACGGCTATATCCACATGTCGACGGCCTCCCAGCTGGCCGAGACCGCCCGGCGCCACTACGCCGGCCGCGGCCAGCTCCTCCTGCTGACGGTCCCGATCGAAGGCCTGGGCAAAGCCCTGGTCTGGGAGCCGTCTCGCGGCGGCGATCTGTTCCCGCACCTCTACGCCCCCCTGGCCGTCTCCGCCGTCACCGCCGTCCGGGCCTGTGCTGTCTCACCGGAAGGCACGATGCGCTTCGAGGACGAGCCCCGGCCGTGA
- a CDS encoding discoidin domain-containing protein — translation MAATVASLCALSPSVSQAASIGEANTTIFGPKVYVFDPTMPAADITGVANTIYAGLESNEFSSNRYALLFKPGSYNVTFNVGFYTHVAGLGQNPDNVTINGGVNVNADWDNGNATRNFWRALENFAVVPSNGQTQIAVSQAAPLRRLHIKGELHLFDFDNNWNAGWASGGFLADSLVDGLVVPASQQQWFSRNSKWGGWNNAVWNMVFVGSNNTPAATFPEPPYTVIDRTPVIREKPYLYITNSGQYAVFVPALQTNTQGISWANGSTPGQSFSIDQFHIARPETATAATLNTALSQGKHLLFTPGIYHLSDTLRVNNPNTVVLGIGLATLIPDTGKAAMAIADVAGVKVAGLTFDAGPVNSPTILEVGPTGASANNSANPISLHDITVRTGGASVGRYDVGVKINSNYVIGDHFWLWRADHGAGAAWTTNVSKNGLVVNGANVTLYGVFNEHHNEYQTIWNGNGGRLYFYQSEIPYDVPNQPVWMSKNGTVNGWASYKVADSVTSHEAWGLGVYSYFRDAPVKLNSAIEVPNVAGVKLHSMTTIWLNGVAGSEITHIVNNLGGRVYGNTPAGAMRQTLTEYAGTGAGDTQAPTAPSGLTATAVSSSQINLSWTASTDNVGVSGYDIYRAGALVGSSATASYSDTGLTGSTVYSYTVRAKDAAGNVSAASSSASATTQPGGSTGAALVRTGWTATSSPTSGEPASALLDGNMGSRWTTGVPMAPGQSITVDMKAAKSFNKIVLDSTGSDADYARGYEVHVSNDGASWGSAIATGTGTGPVLTVTFTARSARYIRVTQTGTNSSWWSAREFNVYY, via the coding sequence GTGGCTGCCACGGTCGCGAGCCTGTGCGCGCTGTCTCCCAGCGTTTCCCAGGCGGCGTCGATTGGAGAGGCGAATACAACCATCTTCGGGCCCAAGGTCTATGTCTTTGACCCGACCATGCCCGCGGCGGACATCACCGGCGTCGCCAACACCATCTACGCTGGGCTGGAGTCCAACGAGTTCAGCAGCAACCGGTATGCGCTGCTCTTCAAGCCGGGCTCCTACAACGTCACGTTCAACGTGGGCTTCTATACCCACGTGGCCGGTCTGGGACAGAACCCGGACAATGTCACCATCAACGGTGGCGTGAACGTGAACGCCGACTGGGACAACGGCAACGCCACCCGGAACTTCTGGCGCGCCCTGGAGAACTTCGCGGTCGTCCCCTCGAACGGCCAGACGCAGATCGCCGTGTCCCAGGCGGCCCCGCTGCGGCGCCTGCACATCAAGGGCGAGCTGCACCTGTTCGACTTCGACAACAACTGGAACGCCGGCTGGGCCAGCGGCGGCTTCCTGGCCGACTCCCTCGTGGATGGCCTGGTGGTGCCGGCCTCCCAGCAGCAGTGGTTCTCCCGCAACAGCAAGTGGGGCGGCTGGAACAACGCGGTGTGGAACATGGTCTTCGTGGGCAGCAACAACACGCCGGCCGCCACGTTCCCCGAGCCGCCCTACACGGTCATCGACCGCACGCCGGTCATCCGTGAGAAGCCCTACCTCTACATCACCAACTCCGGGCAGTACGCCGTGTTCGTCCCGGCGCTGCAGACGAACACCCAGGGCATCAGCTGGGCCAACGGCTCCACGCCGGGCCAGTCGTTCTCCATCGACCAGTTCCACATCGCCCGTCCGGAGACGGCCACCGCCGCCACCCTCAACACGGCGCTGAGCCAGGGCAAGCACCTGCTGTTCACCCCCGGCATCTACCACCTGAGCGACACGCTCCGGGTCAACAACCCCAACACCGTCGTGCTGGGCATCGGTCTGGCCACCCTCATCCCGGACACGGGCAAGGCGGCCATGGCCATCGCCGACGTGGCGGGCGTGAAGGTCGCCGGTCTGACGTTCGACGCGGGGCCGGTCAACTCGCCTACCATCCTGGAGGTGGGTCCCACGGGCGCCTCCGCCAACAACTCCGCCAACCCCATCTCGCTCCATGACATCACCGTGCGCACCGGCGGTGCCTCGGTGGGCCGGTACGACGTCGGCGTGAAGATCAACAGCAACTACGTCATCGGCGACCACTTCTGGCTGTGGCGCGCGGACCACGGTGCGGGCGCGGCGTGGACCACCAACGTGTCCAAGAACGGCCTGGTCGTCAACGGCGCCAACGTCACGCTGTATGGCGTGTTCAACGAGCACCACAACGAGTACCAGACGATCTGGAACGGCAACGGCGGCCGTCTGTACTTCTACCAGTCCGAGATTCCCTACGATGTGCCGAACCAGCCGGTGTGGATGAGCAAGAATGGCACCGTGAACGGCTGGGCCTCGTACAAGGTCGCCGACTCGGTGACGAGCCACGAGGCCTGGGGTCTGGGCGTGTATTCCTACTTCCGGGACGCGCCCGTGAAGCTCAACAGCGCCATCGAGGTGCCCAACGTCGCGGGCGTCAAGCTGCACAGCATGACGACCATCTGGCTGAACGGAGTGGCCGGCAGTGAAATCACCCACATCGTCAACAACCTCGGGGGCCGGGTGTATGGGAACACCCCCGCCGGCGCCATGCGCCAGACGCTCACCGAGTACGCGGGCACCGGTGCGGGCGACACCCAGGCGCCGACCGCTCCGTCGGGTCTGACGGCCACGGCCGTGTCCAGCAGCCAGATCAACCTGAGCTGGACCGCCTCGACCGACAACGTGGGCGTCAGCGGCTATGACATCTACCGCGCCGGGGCCCTGGTGGGCTCCTCCGCCACGGCGTCGTACAGCGACACGGGGCTGACGGGCTCGACGGTGTACAGCTACACGGTCCGGGCGAAGGACGCGGCCGGCAACGTGTCGGCGGCCAGCAGCAGCGCCAGCGCCACCACGCAGCCCGGTGGCTCCACGGGCGCCGCGCTGGTGCGCACCGGGTGGACCGCCACCTCGTCGCCCACGAGCGGCGAGCCCGCCAGCGCCCTGCTGGATGGCAACATGGGCTCGCGCTGGACCACGGGCGTGCCGATGGCGCCCGGCCAGTCGATCACCGTGGACATGAAGGCGGCCAAGAGCTTCAACAAGATCGTCCTGGATTCCACGGGCAGCGACGCGGACTACGCCCGCGGCTACGAGGTGCACGTGTCCAACGACGGGGCGAGCTGGGGCTCCGCGATCGCCACGGGCACCGGCACCGGTCCCGTGCTCACGGTCACCTTCACCGCGCGCAGCGCCCGGTACATCCGGGTGACGCAGACCGGGACGAACTCGAGCTGGTGGTCCGCCCGCGAGTTCAACGTCTACTACTAA